The following coding sequences lie in one Carassius gibelio isolate Cgi1373 ecotype wild population from Czech Republic chromosome A17, carGib1.2-hapl.c, whole genome shotgun sequence genomic window:
- the LOC128031515 gene encoding myelin and lymphocyte protein, giving the protein MAAATQQMSSLPSGLRICTTVPDILYLPELVFGGLVWILVASTRVAMTSLLLLTPLITVPNPLGWVMFVSVFCFVMTFLWLIIFASGGHKNSSSWAAADFLYHLVAVVFYLSASVILANETIAMKAFSDTVYPFNYYQMDISAVVFSFVATLLYFIHCIFSAMRWKSF; this is encoded by the exons ATGGCAGCAGCCACGCAGCAGATGTCGAGTCTGCCCAGCGGACTCCGGATCTGTACCACCGTACCGGACATCCTCTACCTCCCCGAGCTG GTGTTTGGAGGGCTGGTATGGATCCTGGTAGCATCCACACGTGTGGCAATGACCTCACTTTTGCTATTGACCCCATTAATAACAGTGCCAAACCCTCTAGGATGGGTGATGTTTGTATCAGTCTTCTGCTTTGTGATGACCTTCCTCTGGCTCATCATCTTCGCCTCTGGAGGGCACAAAAACAGCAGCAGCTGGGCTGCAGCG GACTTCTTGTATCACCTGGTTGCTGTTGTATTCTACCTGAGCGCCTCAGTGATCCTGGCCAATGAGACTATCGCCATGAAAGCGTTTTCGGACACAGTATATCCCTTTAATTACTATCAAATGGACATTTCAGCTGTG GTATTCTCGTTTGTTGCCACATTGCTGTACTTCATCCATTGCATCTTTTCTGCTATGCGATGGAAATCCTTCTAA